One stretch of Roseimicrobium sp. ORNL1 DNA includes these proteins:
- a CDS encoding efflux RND transporter periplasmic adaptor subunit: MARRDASLWNRFRHPLGLVSAWLVLFALPISHAGESEPDILGYTEPYKTITVSAGEQGVIAEMLVEEGAQVKKDQVLARLDNATLHADLEIARAEAKLQGTRLQKLDELAKANRASRDELERAQTDLTVKEAQVRKIEAQIEARTMRTPVDGVVIEIKRDPSEAVSAANPHVLTVVQVDKLLVNLFLPPSHAAVLQTGSTVNLLLLEGQRISVPAKVEFISSVTDSASGTVRVKFVIDNASGTYRSGVRCTLEK; this comes from the coding sequence ATGGCCCGACGTGATGCATCATTGTGGAATCGATTCCGGCATCCACTTGGCTTGGTGAGCGCATGGTTGGTGTTGTTCGCGCTGCCCATCAGTCACGCAGGCGAGTCTGAGCCGGACATTCTCGGCTACACGGAGCCGTACAAGACCATCACGGTCTCCGCTGGTGAACAGGGCGTGATAGCCGAGATGCTGGTGGAGGAGGGCGCCCAGGTGAAGAAGGACCAGGTGCTCGCCCGTCTCGACAACGCCACGCTCCACGCAGACCTCGAGATCGCACGCGCCGAGGCCAAGCTGCAGGGCACGCGTTTGCAGAAACTCGACGAACTGGCAAAAGCAAACCGCGCCTCGCGGGATGAGCTGGAGCGCGCGCAGACGGACCTTACGGTGAAGGAAGCCCAGGTGCGCAAGATTGAAGCGCAAATTGAAGCCCGCACCATGCGCACCCCGGTGGATGGCGTGGTGATCGAAATCAAACGCGACCCCAGCGAGGCCGTCTCCGCAGCGAATCCACACGTGCTCACCGTGGTGCAGGTGGACAAGCTTCTGGTAAATCTTTTCCTCCCACCTTCACATGCAGCTGTCCTGCAGACAGGCTCCACGGTGAATCTGCTCTTGCTCGAAGGCCAACGCATCTCCGTTCCCGCGAAGGTGGAATTCATCAGCTCCGTCACTGACTCCGCCAGCGGCACTGTGCGCGTGAAGTTTGTGATCGACAACGCCAGCGGCACCTACCGGAGTGGTGTGCGGTGTACGCTGGAGAAGTGA